One region of Paucibacter aquatile genomic DNA includes:
- a CDS encoding NUDIX domain-containing protein: MSESLTGMAPTDRVPVEVAVGVLVERDAQGREGRFLLTSRPEGKVYAGYWEFPGGKLEAGETVEQALRRELQEELGITIGAAHPWQELVMDYPHARVRLHFCKVFDWQGEFQMREQQTMAWQALPVEVRPVLPGTIPVLDWFAYERSHTGPTHQA; this comes from the coding sequence ATGTCTGAGTCCTTGACCGGAATGGCGCCCACCGACCGCGTGCCGGTCGAGGTGGCCGTGGGCGTCTTGGTGGAGCGCGATGCGCAAGGCCGGGAAGGGCGCTTCTTGCTGACCTCGCGGCCTGAGGGCAAGGTCTACGCCGGCTACTGGGAATTCCCCGGCGGCAAGCTCGAAGCCGGCGAGACGGTGGAGCAAGCCCTGCGCCGCGAGTTGCAAGAAGAATTGGGCATCACCATCGGTGCCGCCCATCCTTGGCAAGAGCTGGTGATGGACTACCCCCATGCCCGCGTGCGCCTGCATTTCTGCAAGGTCTTCGACTGGCAGGGCGAGTTCCAGATGCGCGAGCAGCAGACCATGGCCTGGCAGGCGCTGCCGGTCGAGGTGCGGCCGGTGCTGCCGGGCACGATTCCGGTGCTGGACTGGTTTGCCTACGAGCGTTCGCACACCGGCCCCACGCACCAGGCCTGA
- the slmA gene encoding nucleoid occlusion factor SlmA, giving the protein MSASVPESTAVPVDAPSAESSDPVTAAPPARKRPRPGERRVQILQTLAGMLEQPGADRVTTAALAAKLEVSEAALYRHFASKAQMFEGLIEFIEGSVFSLVNQIIEREGSGTAQAQKIVAVLLQFGERNPGMTRVMVGDALVYENERLVARMNQFFDRIESSLRQVLRAAAEANGSSTPTVEANAQASVLVSFIIGRLQRYARSGFKRSPIEQMEAALRMLAR; this is encoded by the coding sequence ATGTCAGCCTCCGTGCCCGAATCCACTGCCGTGCCCGTCGATGCGCCATCGGCCGAATCCTCCGATCCCGTGACTGCCGCCCCGCCGGCCCGCAAGCGGCCCCGCCCGGGCGAGCGGCGCGTGCAGATCCTGCAGACCCTGGCCGGCATGCTGGAGCAGCCCGGTGCCGACCGCGTCACCACCGCGGCCCTGGCGGCCAAGCTCGAGGTCAGCGAAGCGGCGCTGTACCGCCATTTCGCCAGCAAGGCGCAGATGTTCGAGGGCCTGATCGAGTTCATCGAGGGCAGCGTCTTTTCGCTGGTCAACCAGATCATCGAGCGCGAAGGTTCGGGCACCGCCCAGGCTCAAAAAATCGTCGCCGTGCTCTTGCAGTTCGGCGAGCGCAACCCCGGCATGACCCGGGTGATGGTGGGCGATGCCCTGGTCTACGAGAACGAGCGCCTGGTCGCGCGCATGAACCAGTTCTTTGATCGCATCGAGAGCTCGCTGCGCCAGGTCTTGCGCGCTGCTGCCGAGGCCAATGGCAGTAGCACGCCGACGGTGGAGGCCAATGCCCAAGCCTCGGTGCTGGTCAGCTTCATCATCGGCCGCCTGCAGCGCTATGCCCGCTCGGGCTTCAAGCGCAGCCCGATCGAGCAGATGGAAGCGGCGCTGCGCATGTTGGCGCGCTGA
- a CDS encoding phosphoribosyl-ATP diphosphatase yields the protein MNPSSQGNDTLAKLAAVIESRKPANGGDPATSYVAKLFDKGLDAILKKVGEEATETVMAAKDGDAQKVVYEVADLWFHSIIALSAFGLKPADVLNELARREGLSGLQEFAARGQKSKAEEEPND from the coding sequence ATGAACCCGTCCTCGCAAGGCAATGACACCCTGGCCAAACTGGCCGCCGTGATCGAGTCGCGCAAGCCCGCCAACGGCGGCGACCCGGCCACCAGCTATGTGGCCAAGCTTTTCGACAAGGGCCTGGATGCCATCTTGAAAAAGGTTGGCGAAGAGGCCACCGAAACCGTCATGGCCGCCAAGGATGGCGATGCGCAGAAGGTGGTCTATGAGGTCGCTGATCTTTGGTTCCACTCCATCATTGCGCTCTCGGCCTTTGGACTGAAGCCGGCCGATGTGCTGAACGAGTTGGCGCGTCGTGAAGGTCTGTCGGGCCTGCAGGAATTTGCGGCTCGGGGCCAGAAATCCAAGGCCGAGGAGGAACCCAATGACTGA
- the hisI gene encoding phosphoribosyl-AMP cyclohydrolase, whose amino-acid sequence MTDDWLDQIKWDADGLLPVIAQERDSGDVLMFAWMNREALRRTAAQGEAVYWSRSRQKFWHKGEESGHTQTVHEMRLDCDNDVLLLKITQNGHTPGIACHTGRHSCFFQRFDKGAWVAADAVLKDPERIYK is encoded by the coding sequence ATGACTGACGACTGGCTGGATCAAATCAAATGGGATGCCGACGGGCTGCTGCCCGTGATCGCGCAAGAGCGCGACAGCGGCGATGTGCTGATGTTCGCCTGGATGAACCGCGAGGCCTTGCGCCGCACGGCCGCCCAGGGCGAGGCGGTGTACTGGAGCCGTTCGCGCCAGAAGTTCTGGCACAAGGGCGAGGAATCCGGCCACACCCAGACCGTGCATGAGATGCGCCTGGACTGTGACAACGATGTGCTGCTGCTCAAAATCACGCAGAACGGGCACACCCCCGGCATCGCCTGCCACACCGGGCGCCACAGCTGTTTCTTCCAACGTTTTGACAAGGGGGCCTGGGTGGCGGCGGACGCCGTGCTCAAGGACCCGGAGCGGATCTACAAATGA
- the tatC gene encoding twin-arginine translocase subunit TatC, whose product MTDSHKPEDELAGTEQPFVSHLIELRDRLVKASLAVLVVFGLLAFYPGPAALYDLLAAPLVAQLPKGTTLIATNVISPFLVPLKITLLAAFLVALPIVLYQVWAFVAPGLYSHEKRLVLPLVFSSTLLFMVGVAFCYFFVFGQVFKFIQSFAPKSITASPDIEAYLSFVMSMFIAFGAAFEVPVVVVVLARMGLVSVEKLRDFRQYFIVLAFVIAAVITPPDVVSQLALAIPMCILYELGLFAASYFIRYSKAPDSSEGTS is encoded by the coding sequence ATGACCGATTCCCACAAGCCCGAGGATGAACTCGCGGGCACCGAGCAGCCTTTTGTCTCTCACCTGATCGAGCTGCGCGACCGTCTGGTCAAGGCCAGCTTGGCGGTGCTGGTGGTGTTCGGTCTTCTGGCCTTCTATCCCGGCCCGGCTGCCCTGTATGACTTGCTGGCCGCACCCTTGGTGGCGCAGCTGCCCAAAGGCACGACCCTGATCGCCACCAACGTCATCTCGCCCTTCCTGGTGCCCTTGAAGATCACCTTGCTGGCTGCCTTCCTGGTGGCTTTGCCGATCGTGCTGTACCAGGTCTGGGCCTTTGTGGCGCCGGGCCTGTATTCGCATGAGAAACGTTTGGTCCTGCCTCTGGTGTTCTCCAGCACCTTGCTGTTCATGGTGGGCGTGGCGTTCTGCTATTTCTTCGTGTTCGGCCAGGTGTTCAAGTTCATCCAGAGCTTTGCGCCCAAGAGCATCACCGCGTCGCCTGACATCGAGGCGTACCTGAGTTTCGTGATGTCCATGTTCATTGCCTTCGGCGCCGCCTTCGAGGTGCCCGTGGTGGTGGTGGTGCTGGCTCGCATGGGCTTGGTCTCGGTGGAGAAGCTGCGCGATTTCCGCCAGTACTTCATCGTCCTGGCCTTCGTGATCGCCGCCGTGATCACCCCGCCCGATGTGGTCTCGCAGCTGGCCTTGGCCATTCCCATGTGCATCCTGTACGAGCTGGGCCTGTTCGCCGCCAGCTACTTCATCCGTTACTCCAAGGCGCCGGACAGTTCGGAAGGGACATCTTGA
- a CDS encoding ATP-binding protein: MSLLDSLSPDSPLNRLLSRAEALLGRLEAVLPQSLAAPDWQAAAAFRYRRRRGAPVLEPVRHAASIQLDDLLEVEPQKARLRQNTEQFVQGRPANNVLLTGARGTGKSSLIKAVLNAYAPQGLRLIEVDKNDLVDLPDLVDLVAERPERFVIFCDDLSFDEGELGYKALKSMLDGSIAAASDNVLIYATSNRRHLLPEQMRDNLGYRHTEDGEVHPGEAVEEKISLSERFGLWLSFYPFSQDEYLAIAAQWLRYYGLDEAQIAAARQPALVWALERGSRSGRVAAQFARDLAGRGAPAQEAPAVIAGQAPEGLDHV, encoded by the coding sequence ATGTCTCTGCTCGATTCGCTCTCTCCGGACAGCCCCTTGAACCGCCTGCTCAGCCGCGCCGAAGCGCTACTGGGTCGGCTGGAGGCCGTCTTGCCTCAGTCCTTGGCCGCGCCCGACTGGCAGGCCGCTGCGGCCTTCCGCTACCGCCGCCGACGCGGCGCGCCGGTGCTGGAGCCGGTGCGCCATGCCGCCAGCATCCAACTCGATGATTTGCTGGAGGTCGAGCCGCAAAAGGCCCGCCTGCGCCAGAACACCGAGCAGTTCGTTCAGGGCCGGCCGGCCAACAATGTGCTGCTGACCGGCGCCCGCGGCACGGGCAAGAGCTCGCTGATCAAGGCGGTGCTGAATGCCTACGCACCGCAGGGCCTGCGCCTGATCGAGGTGGACAAGAACGACCTCGTCGACCTGCCGGATCTGGTCGATTTGGTGGCCGAGCGGCCCGAGCGCTTTGTGATCTTTTGCGACGACCTCAGCTTCGACGAGGGCGAGCTGGGCTACAAGGCGCTCAAGTCCATGCTGGACGGCTCCATCGCCGCCGCCAGTGACAACGTGCTGATCTACGCCACCAGCAACCGCCGCCACCTACTGCCCGAGCAGATGCGTGACAACCTGGGCTACCGCCATACCGAAGATGGCGAGGTGCACCCGGGCGAGGCGGTGGAGGAAAAGATCTCTCTGTCCGAGCGTTTCGGCCTGTGGCTGAGCTTCTACCCCTTCAGCCAGGACGAGTACCTGGCGATTGCCGCGCAATGGTTGCGTTACTACGGCCTGGACGAGGCGCAGATTGCCGCGGCGCGCCAGCCGGCCCTGGTCTGGGCGCTGGAGCGCGGCTCGCGCTCGGGCCGGGTGGCGGCGCAGTTTGCGCGCGATCTGGCCGGGCGCGGCGCGCCGGCCCAGGAGGCACCGGCCGTGATTGCCGGCCAGGCACCGGAGGGCCTCGATCATGTCTGA
- a CDS encoding CerR family C-terminal domain-containing protein has protein sequence MSKSNKANQSEEGPGRRERLLTEVSRIFAIKGFDKASTREIAQAAGANIGLIAYYFGDKLGLYREVMMRPVADVIARIPEADASVPLREWLESFYGAFLQPLQLDEEALASLLRLCGREMIEPSAVYQEICAEYIAPRHTELVQMLALRCGAQEIDTELHQLAFGLVALAQDYWMSADHMEAMVPGMVRSPGAYERVLGRLVGYGEALIEHERALRQAAAKASAANLNPQTSRKVRKT, from the coding sequence ATGTCCAAATCAAACAAAGCGAATCAGAGCGAGGAAGGACCCGGCCGTCGGGAGAGGCTATTGACCGAAGTCAGCCGGATTTTCGCGATCAAAGGCTTCGACAAGGCCAGCACGCGGGAGATCGCCCAGGCGGCCGGGGCGAACATCGGCTTGATCGCCTATTACTTCGGGGACAAGCTGGGTTTGTATCGCGAGGTGATGATGCGGCCCGTGGCCGATGTGATCGCCCGTATCCCGGAGGCCGATGCCAGTGTTCCCTTGCGCGAGTGGCTGGAAAGCTTTTACGGCGCATTTCTGCAACCCTTGCAACTGGATGAGGAGGCCTTGGCCAGCCTGCTCCGTCTGTGCGGGCGCGAAATGATCGAGCCCAGCGCGGTGTATCAGGAGATCTGTGCCGAGTACATCGCGCCGCGCCACACCGAGTTGGTGCAGATGCTGGCGCTGCGATGTGGCGCGCAGGAAATCGACACCGAGCTGCACCAACTGGCCTTCGGCTTGGTTGCCCTGGCCCAGGACTACTGGATGTCGGCGGACCATATGGAGGCCATGGTACCGGGCATGGTGCGCAGCCCCGGCGCTTATGAGCGGGTGCTGGGCCGCCTGGTGGGGTACGGCGAAGCGTTGATCGAACACGAACGGGCGCTGCGTCAAGCGGCTGCCAAGGCATCTGCCGCAAACCTGAATCCGCAGACATCTCGAAAAGTACGCAAAACATGA
- the tatA gene encoding Sec-independent protein translocase subunit TatA, with protein MGSFSIWHWLIVLLIVIVVFGTKKLKNVGSDLGSAVKGFKDGMKDGAGSDATAAAPAQQVANAAKANDANTVDVEAKTKS; from the coding sequence ATGGGTTCTTTCAGCATCTGGCACTGGCTCATCGTGCTGCTGATCGTGATTGTGGTCTTCGGCACCAAGAAGCTGAAGAACGTGGGTTCCGATCTGGGTTCGGCCGTCAAGGGCTTCAAGGACGGCATGAAGGATGGCGCCGGCAGCGATGCCACCGCCGCCGCGCCTGCGCAGCAAGTCGCCAACGCCGCCAAGGCGAACGACGCCAACACGGTCGACGTCGAAGCCAAGACCAAGTCTTGA
- a CDS encoding DUF4870 family protein: MTEDTQNDATVLLDPQREQSLRTVGLISYLLHTVVAVGAVLPGVQASVLLLLVAVAIDLIKRDDAAGSWQASHFSWRLRSVAWAGFFYLLTSPLWLLLVVPGWIAWALVSIWFLYRVVRGWLAMNAARSIV, encoded by the coding sequence ATGACTGAGGACACACAGAACGATGCCACGGTGCTGCTCGATCCTCAACGGGAGCAGAGCCTGCGCACCGTCGGCTTGATCAGCTACCTCTTGCATACCGTGGTGGCGGTCGGGGCCGTCTTGCCCGGGGTACAGGCCAGTGTGCTGCTCTTGCTGGTGGCCGTGGCCATCGACCTGATCAAGCGCGACGACGCGGCCGGCAGCTGGCAAGCCAGCCATTTCAGCTGGCGCCTGCGTTCGGTGGCCTGGGCCGGCTTTTTCTATCTGCTGACCTCGCCCTTGTGGTTGTTGCTGGTGGTGCCGGGCTGGATCGCCTGGGCGCTGGTGTCGATCTGGTTCCTGTACCGTGTCGTCCGAGGTTGGCTGGCCATGAACGCGGCTCGCAGCATCGTCTGA
- the tatB gene encoding Sec-independent protein translocase protein TatB: MIDFGFDKLALIGGVALIVIGPERLPRVARTIGHLIGKAQRYVSDVKAEVNRSMELEELKKMRTEMETAAREVQDTVQQEINSATQAFDQTWADVSGRSIGSTDAESGLPSYRHPKKNWRVKRGATPQWYKQRQGVRRHAQSGAARVARFRPSPARRFP, encoded by the coding sequence ATGATTGACTTTGGATTTGACAAGCTCGCCCTGATCGGTGGTGTGGCTCTGATCGTCATCGGCCCCGAGCGCCTGCCGCGCGTGGCGCGAACCATCGGCCATTTGATCGGCAAGGCGCAGCGCTATGTGTCCGACGTCAAGGCGGAGGTCAACCGCTCCATGGAGCTGGAAGAACTCAAGAAGATGCGCACCGAAATGGAGACGGCAGCGCGGGAGGTGCAGGACACGGTGCAGCAGGAGATCAACTCCGCCACCCAGGCCTTTGACCAGACCTGGGCCGATGTCAGTGGCCGCAGCATCGGATCCACAGACGCTGAGTCCGGCCTGCCCAGCTACCGACATCCGAAGAAGAACTGGCGGGTCAAGCGCGGCGCGACCCCGCAGTGGTACAAGCAACGCCAAGGCGTGCGCCGCCATGCTCAGTCCGGTGCCGCCCGTGTGGCGCGTTTCCGCCCCAGTCCTGCCCGCCGATTTCCATGA
- a CDS encoding histidine triad nucleotide-binding protein: protein MSHDPNCLFCKIVAGQIPSRKVYEDEHILAFHDIHPWAPVHILLIPKQHLSSLAEATDAHAEVLGRMTVLAPKLMRELGVTNGFRTVINTGADGGQEVYHLHMHVMGGPRPWAKG from the coding sequence ATGTCACACGATCCCAACTGCCTGTTCTGCAAGATCGTCGCCGGCCAGATTCCCAGCCGCAAGGTCTATGAAGATGAGCACATCCTGGCCTTTCATGACATCCATCCCTGGGCCCCGGTGCACATCCTTTTGATCCCCAAGCAGCACCTGTCCTCTCTGGCAGAGGCGACCGACGCGCATGCCGAGGTGCTGGGTCGTATGACAGTGCTGGCGCCGAAACTGATGCGCGAGCTGGGTGTCACAAATGGTTTTCGAACTGTCATCAACACGGGCGCCGATGGCGGCCAAGAGGTCTACCACTTGCACATGCATGTCATGGGCGGCCCGCGCCCCTGGGCCAAGGGCTGA
- a CDS encoding response regulator — protein MPNFSVLIVEDQLSFRDAFTRSLASVSDIKLVGIATDLAQGRSLFDRLLPDVLLVDLDLPGGSGIELIRHAAQTRPQCEVMVISVFGDEQHVLSSIEAGATGYLLKDSLALDLPEQLRCLRAGGSPISPVIARRLLLRLAPALPQGAAASATAGSAHHPPASDEDAVALSEQESKVLHLAAKGFTFDEIAKFMQVSPHTVMTYVKRVYRKLHVRSKVEAIYEARRLGWLRD, from the coding sequence ATGCCCAATTTCTCTGTCCTGATCGTCGAAGACCAGCTCAGTTTCCGCGATGCCTTCACCCGCTCCCTGGCTTCGGTGTCGGACATCAAGCTGGTGGGCATCGCCACCGACCTGGCCCAGGGTCGCAGCTTGTTCGACCGCCTGCTGCCCGATGTGCTGCTGGTGGACCTGGACCTGCCCGGCGGCAGCGGCATCGAGCTGATCCGCCACGCCGCCCAGACCCGGCCACAGTGCGAGGTCATGGTGATCTCGGTGTTCGGTGACGAGCAGCATGTGCTGTCCAGCATCGAGGCCGGCGCCACCGGCTACCTGCTCAAGGATTCCCTGGCCCTGGACTTGCCGGAGCAGCTGCGCTGCCTGCGCGCCGGCGGCAGCCCGATCAGCCCGGTCATCGCCCGCCGCCTGTTGCTGCGCCTGGCGCCGGCCCTGCCGCAAGGTGCCGCGGCCTCGGCGACGGCCGGATCGGCCCACCACCCGCCGGCCTCGGACGAAGACGCGGTGGCCCTGTCCGAGCAGGAATCCAAGGTTCTGCACCTGGCCGCCAAGGGCTTCACCTTCGACGAAATCGCCAAGTTCATGCAGGTCTCGCCGCACACGGTGATGACCTATGTGAAGCGGGTGTACCGCAAGCTCCATGTGCGATCCAAGGTGGAGGCGATCTACGAAGCACGACGCCTGGGCTGGCTGCGCGACTGA
- a CDS encoding pyrimidine 5'-nucleotidase has protein sequence MNERRASQVWFFDLDNTLHNASAHVFGALNVAMNEYIVRHLGVPGDQAAELRSRYWHRYGATLLGLVRHHGVSAAHFLAETHALPGMEPGLHSHAHDLAALRRLPGRKFLLTNAPLDYALRVLHTLGMARDFEAVIAVEQMRMFGQLRPKPDARMFRHLLARLKLLPGQCILVEDTLVHQKAARRVGMSTVRMQRWLKCAATGPGAQQPLRRRPAYVDRRVRSLQTLLR, from the coding sequence GTGAACGAGCGCCGCGCGTCCCAGGTCTGGTTCTTCGACCTCGACAACACCTTGCACAACGCCTCGGCCCATGTGTTCGGGGCGCTCAATGTGGCGATGAACGAGTACATCGTCCGCCACCTGGGGGTGCCAGGCGATCAGGCCGCAGAGCTGCGTTCGCGGTACTGGCACCGTTACGGCGCCACGCTGCTGGGCTTGGTTCGCCATCACGGTGTGTCGGCCGCGCATTTCCTGGCCGAAACGCATGCGCTGCCGGGTATGGAGCCAGGCTTGCACAGCCATGCCCATGACCTGGCCGCCTTGCGCCGCCTGCCCGGGCGCAAGTTCCTACTGACCAATGCGCCGCTGGACTATGCCTTGCGCGTGCTGCACACCCTGGGCATGGCGCGCGACTTTGAGGCCGTGATCGCGGTGGAGCAGATGCGCATGTTCGGCCAGCTGCGGCCCAAGCCGGATGCGCGCATGTTCCGCCACCTGCTGGCGCGTTTGAAGCTGCTGCCCGGCCAATGCATCCTGGTGGAAGACACCCTGGTGCACCAAAAAGCGGCGCGCCGCGTGGGCATGTCCACGGTCAGGATGCAGCGCTGGCTGAAGTGTGCTGCCACCGGGCCGGGCGCACAGCAGCCGCTGCGTCGCCGCCCGGCCTATGTCGACCGTCGGGTGCGCAGCCTGCAAACCCTGCTTCGCTGA